The Misgurnus anguillicaudatus chromosome 21, ASM2758022v2, whole genome shotgun sequence genome includes a window with the following:
- the slc7a9 gene encoding b(0,+)-type amino acid transporter 1 gives MSEGQKKSASHNGSVPGVLEAKKQDQPKAAALQQNVGLLSGICLIVGTMIGSGIFISPKAVLEGTGAVGPSLSVWAACGVLATLGALCYAELGTMITKSGGEYPYLMEAFGPVLAYLYSWTTIMVLKPSSFAIIALSCAEYASTPFYPGCTPPQVITKCLAAACIFLITSVNCLSVKLASNVQNFFTAAKLLIIVVIVVAGIVLLAQGNTQNLKDPFAGATTSFGAIGLAFYNGLWAYDGWNQLNFITEELKNPYRNLPLAIIIGIPLVTVCYVLVNLAYFSVMTPVELLQSPAVAVTFGDRVLYPLSWVVPLFVVFSTFGAANGSCFTAGRLTYVAGREGHMVSILSYISINRYTPAPALMFNGILSIIYIIPADINTLINYFSFAQWLFYGLTCLALIVMRFTRKELHRPVKVPIIIPVVVVIVSCYLVLAPIIDKPELEYLYCTVFIVSGLLLYVPFIHFKFDWVHRIMSPLTMHLQLLLEVVPTEKID, from the exons ATGAGTGAGGGGCAGAAAAAGTCGGCCTCTCACAATGGGAGCGTCCCAGGGGTTCTGGAAGCCAAAAAACAAGATCAACCAAAAGCAGCAGCTCTGCAGCAGAAT GTGGGTCTCTTAAGTGGAATCTGTCTGATAGTAGGAACAATGATCGGCTCGGGGATCTTCATTTCTCCTAAAGCAGTTCTCGAGGGAACCGGTGCAGTGGGTCCAAGCCTAAGTGTGTGGGCTGCATGTGGTGTGCTGGCTACTCTCG GGGCCCTCTGCTATGCTGAGCTCGGCACAATGATCACTAAGTCTGGTGGAGAATATCCATATCTGATGGAGGCTTTTGGGCCAGTGCTGGCGTACCTTTACTCCTGGACCACAATTATGGTGTTAAAGCCTTCATCTTTCGCCATCATTGCATTGAGTTGTGCGGAGTATGCTTCCACACCATTTTATCCAGGATGCACCCCGCCTCAAGTCATCACCAAATGCCTGGCTGCCGCATGTATCT TTTTAATCACAAGTGTGAACTGTTTGAGTGTGAAGCTGGCATCCAATGTGCAGAACTTCTTCACAGCAGCCAAACTCTTGATTATTGTTGTCATAGTGGTCGCAGGCATTGTTCTGCTGGCTCAAG ggAATACACAGAATCTTAAAGATCCATTTGCAGGGGCAACAACATCATTTGGAGCAATTGGCCTTGCTTTTTACAACGGTCTCTGGGCTTATGACGGATG GAATCAGCTTAACTTCATTACAGAGGAGCTGAAGAATCCATACAG aaacctcccCCTGGCAATCATTATTGGAATTCCCTTGGTTACTGTGTGCTATGTACTTGTCAACCTTGCATATTTCAGTGTCATGACCCCTGTTGAACTTCTGCAATCTCCTGCTGTTGCTGTG ACTTTTGGTGACCGAGTGCTGTACCCATTATCTTGGGTTGTGCCTTTATTTGTGGTCTTCTCCACGTTTGGTGCAGCCAATGGGAGCTGTTTTACCGCAGGCAG GTTGACGTACGTAGCAGGACGGGAAGGTCACATGGTTAGCATCTTGTCATACATCAGTATAAACCGTTACACACCTGCACCAGCTCTTATGTTTAAT GGCATCCTGTCAATCATCTACATCATCCCAGCAGACATAAACACTCTCATCAATTATTTCAGTTTTGCTCAGTGGCTTTTCTACGGCCTCACATGTCTCGCGCTTATCGTTATGAGATTTACTCGAAAGGAGCTTCACAGACCTGTAAAG GTGCCTATAATCATCCCTGTCGTGGTGGTAATTGTGTCCTGTTACCTCGTACTTGCTCCTATCATAGACAAGCCTGAACTTGAGTACCTGTACTGCACAGTGTTCATAGTGAGCGGCCTTCTTTTATATGTACCATTCATCCACTTCAAATTCGACTGGGTTCACCGCATCATGA GTCCACTAACCATGCACCTTCAGCTGCTTCTGGAAGTCGTGCCAACAGAAAAGATTGATTAA